A window of Trichoderma atroviride chromosome 3, complete sequence contains these coding sequences:
- a CDS encoding uncharacterized protein (CAZy:GT24~BUSCO:EOG092D03RC~SECRETED:SignalP(1-23)) yields the protein MTRHRWRPWNLIVGSMLALQAHSAPSVNVGMNAAFPAGPYLLELLETAAAENSSSYFPLLDRIATGYFDAASTDAALYEKFLGVLQEDGCLSSAESLSTFKLALSLRSAAPRIEAHYQYYNTAVVPALEKSLESECFNWVLLDGKQYCRHELETVIKGGLGSLHNKQLPFDRVTGTGREAILYADITSGSFGDFHKALSKAAAEGSLSYRIRYHRTRITPYAALPMSGYGVELALKRTDYIVIDDRLQNEEPRHENTGTGTGLDGSEDVADIKPLAASDLSSLGLKATSFILQSDDPLETLIKLTQDLPKFLTTIVAHNLSTQFEKEYKLNSLQGVPDGLNMLWLNGVQLIERQIEPFALIERLRQERKLIDGFRALGLNGKQAVSILGHQDVSAAKEGTEALRYDWTDRLEDGRVIIWLNDIESDDIYEAYPKSLASLLQPSYPGQLPPIGKNIFTLIAPVDFSNLEDVSYIMQLISFISRGISIRFGLVPLISTPEAIVKAKIVYHIFENHGVKGLFAYLGQLKDAPQLVNEELFARITGDHAPLVDSDQMSLAEVLEANTYERQLGLAQQWIKRLKVDTPTRPVFFNGLPILRDENWIQELGMQIGEDLRVVQKAVFLGMITDDDWAPGIFLSKAISRRNDYITPDDEGKSLSVLNVNKIYIEHADLFSNVPVVDFVAESPKEDWSAVTVIADLTTTSGKGLVLSALEFKRHSPGARVEIIHNPVSSDGAASMNAALLANQGLLSDIQDISKLTDLIQTPTEDENKEGYFEALERFLTASKVPLGAQMIMLNGRMIGPISEDSEFDADDFQQFLEVEQARRILPVYKAVEELGLGDKLSTPLDAAKITSIAALSTISDLPEGIFESATSARTSLYDKWPATHTIEKGDPETASVHIVGIINPVSEQGQRWAPILKVLSELHGVHLKLFINPPEKIEELPVKRFFRYVLKSQPTFNDEGEVAGLRATFNGLPSEALLTTAVDVPPAWLVAPLFSVHDLDNIKLSAVKTDIHATYELKHILIEGHSREGKGSAPRGAQLVLATEKDPLITDTIVMANIGFFQFKANPGVYSIQLKEGRSTEIYEIESIGAQGWKPVPGDNGTELALIDFQGVTLYPRLQRRKGMEAEDILQEKDAQEDNIISKGIKLAEGLFGGKSKKKSPSEQEHAEINIFSVASGHLYERMLKIMIASVMRHTNHTVKFWFIEQFLSPSFKEFIPHMAEQYRFKYEMISYKWPHWLRQQKEKQREIWGYKILFLDVLFPLSLDKVIFVDADQVVRTDMINLMNLDLDGAPYGFTPMCDSRVEMEGFRFWKQGYWANYLRGRPYHISALYVVDLRRFRELAAGDRLRQQYHTLSADPNSLANLDQDLPNHMQFNIPIHSLPQEWLWCETWCSDESLSEARTIDLCNNPLTKEPKLDRARRQIPEWVTYDEEIAALHQIIKGERLSDDDEEIAEAGTDDKNTKSRRLDSDEAHTKDEL from the exons ATGACACGACATCGTTGGCGACCATGGAACTTAATTGTCGGATCTATGCTTGCTCTGCAGGCCCATAGCGCTCCCTCTGTGAATGTGGGCATGAACGCAGCTTTTCCTGCTGGCCCTTACTTGCTCGAACTCTT AGAAACCGCGGCAGCAGAAAACTCATCGTCCTATTTTCCGCTCTTGGACCGAATTGCTACTGGATATTTTGACGCTGCTTCAACAGACGCTGCTTTGTATGAGAAGTTCCTCGGCGTCTTGCAAGAAGATGGTTGCCTGTCTAGCGCCGAGAGTTTGTCCACATTCAAACTGGCATTGTCCTTGCGATCTGCAGCGCCTCGAATAGAAGCTCACTACCAATACTATAACACCGCTGTTGTCCCTGCTCTTGAAAAATCACTTGAGTCAGAATGCTTCAATTGGGTGCTGTTAGATGGAAAGCAGTATTGCCGTCACGAACTAGAGACGGTTATCAAAGGTGGACTAGGTTCCTT GCACAACAAGCAGTTGCCATTTGATCGAGTAACTGGTACGGGCAGGGAAGCCATCCTCTATGCTGATATAACTTCGGGAAGTTTTGGAGACTTCCACAAAGCTCTTTCAAAGGCCGCAGCAGAAGGCTCCCTGAGCTATCGAATTAGATATCACCGTACTCGAATAACGCCTTACGCAGCTCTTCCCATGAGTGGGTATGGTGTTGAACTGGCATTAAAGAGGACGGACTATATCGTCATCGATGATCGACTGCAAAACGAAGAACCTCGTCATGAGAATACTGGTACCGGTACCGGTCTCGATGGTAGTGAAGATGTGGCCGATATCAAACCTTTGGCCGCATCAGATCTGTCATCGCTTGGATTGAAGGCAACATCCTTCATATTGCAAAGCGATGACCCATTAGAGACACTAATAAAGTTGACTCAGGATCTACCCAAGTTTCTAACTACAATTGTTGCCCACAATCTTTCTACGCAATTCGAAAAGGAATATAAACTTAACAGCCTGCAAGGAGTGCCAGACGGGTTGAATATGCTATGGCTAAATGGTGTTCAATTGATTGAGCGTCAGATTGAGCCATTCGCTCTTATTGAGAGACTACGTCAAGAACGAAAACTGATCGATGGCTTTCGTGCTCTTGGGTTGAACGGAAAGCAAGCGGTATCTATTCTTGGCCATCAAGATGTTTCTGCTGCGAAGGAAGGCACTGAGGCACTGAGATACGATTGGACTGATCGGCTTGAAGACGGGCGTGTTATCATATGGTTAAACGACATCGAAAGCGACGACATTTATGAAGCGTACCCAAAGAGCTTGGCATCA ctgctgcaaccGTCATACCCTGGACAACTGCCGCCCATTGGAAAGAATATCTTTACTCTCATTGCACCTGTCGATTTCTCAAACCTAGAAGATGTTTCATACATCATGCAGTTAATTTCCTTTATTTCTCGGGGCATCTCAATCAGATTTGGCCTGGTTCCCTTGATCTCGACTCCTGAGGCGATTGTTAAGGCCAAAATAGTCTACCACATATTCGAGAACCATGGTGTCAAAGGCCTTTTTGCATATCTGGGGCAGCTCAAAGACGCCCCTCAGTTGGTCAACGAAGAACTATTCGCAAGAATAACCGGGGACCACGCACCTCTTGTAGACTCGGACCAGATGAGTCTTGCAGAAGTGCTAGAGGCAAACACCTATGAACGACAGCTCGGACTCGCTCAGCAATGGATTAAGCGTCTAAAGGTAGACACGCCGACTCGACCAGTGTTCTTCAATGGTCTCCCAATTCTCCGTGATGAGAATTGGATCCAGGAGCTGGGAATGCAAATCGGCGAAGATCTTCGAGTAGTCCAAAAGGCAGTTTTTCTCGGAATGATTACCGATGACGACTGGGCCCCGGGAATTTTCCTCAGCAAGGCAATTTCCAGGAGAAATGACTATATAACACCAGACGATGAAGGGAAAAGTCTCTCTGTGCTTAATGTAAACAAGATTTACATTGAGCATGCAGATCTGTTCAGCAACGTCCCTGTCGTCGACTTCGTTGCCGAGTCACCAAAGGAAGATTGGTCGGCAGTAACTGTCATTGCTGATTTGACGACCACGAGCGGCAAAGGCCTAGTTCTGTCCGCTTTAGAGTTCAAACGCCACAGCCCAGGTGCCAGAGTCGAGATCATTCACAATCCTGTGTCATCTGATGGTGCTGCCTCGATGAATGCTGCACTCCTGGCGAACCAAGGATTACTGAGCGATATTCAGGACATCAGCAAACTTACCGATCTAATCCAAACACCAActgaagatgaaaacaaagaggGTTATTTTGAGGCTTTAGAGCGATTCTTGACGGCTTCTAAAGTACCTTTGGGGGCCCAGATGATAATGTTGAACGGCAGAATGATTGGACCTATCTCAGAGGACTCTGAATTCGACGCCGATGACTTTCAGCAATTTTTGGAAGTTGAACAGGCGAGGCGCATACTCCCAGTTTACAAAGCAGTTGAAGAACTTGGCTTGGGCGATAAACTCTCTACTCCCTTGGACGCAGCTAAAATAACGTCCATCGCCGCCTTATCTACAATTTCTGACTTACCTGAAGGAATTTTTGAGTCCGCAACGTCTGCTCGAACTAGCCTTTACGACAAATGGCCCGCAACGCATACAATTGAAAAGGGTGACCCGGAGACTGCGAGCGTTCACATAGTTGGAATCATTAATCCGGTTAGTGAGCAAGGTCAAAGATGGGCTCCTATTCTGAAGGTATTGTCTGAGCTGCATGGAGTTCACTTGAAGCTTTTCATCAACCCTCCGGAGAAAATTGAGGAGCTTCCTGTCAAGCGCTTCTTCCGGTATGTCTTGAAGTCACAACCGACCTTCAATGATGAGGGCGAGGTTGCAGGACTGCGGGCTACCTTTAATGGTCTACCCTCCGAGGCTCTGTTGACAACTGCTGTTGATGTTCCGCCTGCATGGCTTGTAGCCCCTCTTTTTTCGGTTCACGACCTTGACAACATAAAACTAAGCGCAGTAAAGACCGACATACATGCTACCTATGAGTTGAAGCACATTCTTATCGAAGGACATTCTAGAGAGGGTAAAGGATCAGCGCCACGAGGAGCCCAGTTGGTTCTCGCTACTGAGAAAGATCCTCTTATCACCGATACCATAGTCATGGCGAACATTGGCTTTTTCCAGTTCAAGGCAAATCCCGGTGTCTATTCTATCCAATTGAAGGAAGGCCGCAGTACCGAGATATATGAGATTGAGAGCATTGGCGCTCAGGGATGGAAGCCTGTCCCTGGCGATAACGGTACTGAGCTCGCCTTGATTGATTTCCAAGGCGTGACATTGTACCCACGTCTCCAAAGGCGAAAGGGCATGGAAGCGGAGGACATCCTCCAAGAAAAGGATGCCCAGGAAGACAATATCATCTCCAAGGGTATCAAGCTGGCAGAAGGTCTCTTTGGTGGAAAatccaaaaagaaatcgcCATCCGAACAAGAACACGCAGAGATTAACATCTTCTCCGTCGCCAGTGGCCACCTCTACGAGCGCATGTTGAAAATCATGATAGCCTCAGTTATGCGCCATACAAACCACACCGTCAAGTTCTGGTTCATCGAGCAATtcctttctccttctttcaaGGAATTCATACCTCACATGGCAGAACAATACCGCTTCAAATATGAAATGATCTCGTACAAGTGGCCTCACTGGCTACGGcagcagaaggagaagcagcgagAAATATGGGGCTACAAGATTCTATTTTTAGACGTTCTCTTTCCCCTGTCTTTGGACAAGGTCATATTTGTCGATGCCGATCAAGTCGTCCGCACAGACATGATCAACCTGATGAATCTCGATCTGGATGGCGCCCCATATGGATTTACACCCATGTGTGATTCGCGCGTTGAAATGGAAGGATTCCGATTCTGGAAACAGGGATACTGGGCAAATTACCTTCGTGGCCGTCCTTACCATATCTCCGCCCTTTACGTTGTCGACTTGCGACGCTTCCGAGAGCTAGCCGCCGGTGACCGTCTTCGACAACAGTACCACACTCTTTCTGCGGATCCAAACAGTCTGGCCAATCTAGATCAAGACTTGCCGAATCATATGCAGTTCAATATCCCCATCCATAGCTTGCCTCAAGAGTGGCTTTGGTGCGAGACGTGGTGCAGTGACGAAAGCCTCAGCGAAGCTCGCACCATTGACTTATGCAATAACCCGCTCACCAAGGAGCCCAAGCTTGATCGAGCAAGAAGGCAGATTCCCGAGTGGGTTACGTATGACGAAGAAATTGCAGCATTGCACCAGATCATCAAAGGGGAGAGGCTCtctgacgacgatgaagagatAGCTGAAGCGGGGACAGATGacaaaaacaccaaaagtCGGAGACTAGACAGCGATGAGGCACACACCAAGGACGAGCTGTAA
- a CDS encoding uncharacterized protein (CAZy:GT48~TransMembrane:17 (i475-496o523-542i562-585o597-624i652-674o723-749i1328-1347o1380-1401i1471-1491o1497-1515i1582-1608o1638-1662i1674-1699o1705-1723i1764-1785o1791-1810i1831-1854o)), with amino-acid sequence MSGYPAGHHDQYDHQNNQTDSYYQDDQYYDNNYDAHGGGHGGQQGGDGYYDESGYYNADPNNPYHHDGGYYEGDDQYHDDYQNNGGYYDQNYNQGPRHGSEEDSETFSDFTMRSDMARAAEMDYYGRGDERYNSYDDPQGGNRGYRPPSSQVSYGGNRSSGASTPNYGMDYGNVLPAGQRSREPYPAWTSDAQIPLSKEEIEDIFMDLTSKFGFQRDSMRNMYDHFMTLLDSRASRMTPNQALLSLHADYIGGDNANYRKWYFAAHLDLDDSVGFANRSKGLKRKAKNKKKKDDDASNEAETLQDLEGDDSLEAAEYRWKTRMNRMSQHDRVRQIALYLLCWGEANQVRFMPELLCFIFKCAHDYLNSPACQALVEPVDEFTFLNNVITPLYQYCRDQGYEILDGVYVRRERDHKNIVGYDDCNQLFWYPEGIERIVLQDKSKLVDVPPAERYLKLKDVNWKKCFFKTYRESRSWFHLLTNFNRIWIIHLTMFWFYTSHNAPTLLVKNYEQQVNQSPSAAKQFSIVGFGGAVASLIQVFATLAEWAYVPRRWAGAQHLTKRLFFLLFVLVLNVAPGVKVFLFPASDPDAPIDHALGIVHFIIAIITFLFFAVMPLGGLFGSYLLTNSRRYVASQTFTAAWPTLPFNDMAVSYFLWLVVFGVKFGESYVFLALSFKDPVRYLSIMHLECQGDQLFKDILCKNQPKITLGLMMFTDLMFFFLDTYLFYVLVNAVFSIARSFYIGSSIWTPWRNIFSRLPKRIYSKVLATTDMEIKYKPKVLISQVWNAIVISMYREHLLAIDHVQKLLYHQVPSEQEGKRTLRAPTFFVSQEDHSFKTEFFPSNSEAERRISFFAQSLSTPIPEPLPVDNMPTFTVMIPHYGEKILLSLREIIREDEPYSRVTLLEYLKQLHPHEWDCFVKDTKILADETSLMNGEEEKKEEDTAKSKIDDLPFYCIGFKSSAPEYTLRTRIWASLRFQTLYRTISGFMNYSRAIKLLYRVENPEVVQMFGGNTDKLERELERMARRKFRICVAMQRYSKFKKEEMENAEFLLRAYPDLQIAYLDEEPPVNEGEEPRLYSALIDGHSEIMENGMRRPKFRIQISGNPILGDGKSDNQNHSLIFYRGEYIQLIDANQDNYLEECLKIRSVLAEFEEMKTENVSPYTPGVKTNSPAPVAILGAREYIFSENIGVLGDVAAGKEQTFGTLFARTMAQIGGKLHYGHPDFLNGIFMTTRGGVSKAQKGLHLNEDIFAGMNAMLRGGRIKHCEYYQCGKGRDLGFGSVLNFTTKIGTGMGEQLLSREYHYLGTQLPLDRFLSFYYAHAGFHVNNMFIMFSIQMFMISLMNIGALRHETIHCRYNRQVPITDPLVPTGCQNTDALMDWVQRCVFSIFVVFFVAFVPLIVQELTERGIWRAVSRFLKQFFSLSPFFEIFVTQIYANSVQQNISFGGARYIGTGRGFATARIPFGVLYSRFAAPSIYFGARLLMMLLFATVTAWEPALVYFWVTLTGLVISPFLYNPHQFAWTDFFIDYRDYLRWLSRGNSRSHASSWISFCRLSRIRVTGYKRKNLGDKSAKMSGDVPRAAIANIFFTEIFTPLLLAVVTTIPYLFINAQTGVLADKQDTSKGQSKDIAPTASLVRILIVAFGPVAINAGVLLVMFAMACFMGPLLSMCCKKFGSVLAAIAHALAVIFMLVFFEVLFLLESFNFARTMAGMIAVVSLQRFLFKLIVSLTLTREFKTDQSNIAFWTGKWYSMGWHSVSQPAREFLCKITELSMFAADFILGHWLLLFMLPVILVPRVDTLHSMMLFWLLPSQQIRPPIYSLKQSKLRRRRVIRFAILYFVLCIVMIALIVGPVYGGKSIPTSLTSKLSDIASFRLLQPSNQNHNNTNGTQQTGTGASDYTGAGRKATTTTGASADFTGKIKLF; translated from the exons ATGTCGGGGTATCCGGCCGGTCATCACGACCAGTACGACCACCAAAATAATCAAACCGATTCATACTACCAGGATGATCAGTACTATGATAACAATTACGACGCCCATGGAGGAGGGCACGGTGGCCAACAGGGAGGAGATGGCTACTATGATGAATC AGGATACTACAATGCAGACCCCAACAATCCTTACCATCACGATGGTGGATATTACGAGGGCGACGATCAGTATCATGACGATTACCAGAACAATGGAGGCTATTATGACCAGAATTACAACCAAGGCCCTCGTCACGGTTCTGAAGAAGACTCTGAGACGTTCAGCGATTTTACAATGAGGTCGGATATGGCCAGAGCTGCTGAGATGGACTATTATGGCCGCGGAGATGAGCGGTACAACAGCTATGACGACCCCCAGGGCGGCAACAGAGGATACAggcctccatcttcccaAGTTTCCTATGGAGGCAACAGGTCATCAGGCGCATCGACTCCCAACTACGGGATGGATTATGGCAATGTTCTGCCAGCCGGACAGCGCTCCCGCGAACCGTATCCAGCTTGGACCTCTGATGCCCAAATCCCTCTCTCcaaagaggagattgaggatATTTTCATGGACCTCACGTCCAAGTTCGGGTTCCAGAGAGACAGCATGCGTAATATGTATGATCATTTTATGACACTGCTGGACTCTAGAGCCTCGCGAATGACGCCAAACCAAGCCCTTCTCTCGCTACACGCCGATTACATCGGAGGTGATAATGCCAACTATCGCAAGTGGTATTTCGCGGCtcaccttgatcttgatgacTCGGTCGGGTTTGCCAATCGATCCAAGGGCTTGAAGCGCAAAgccaagaataaaaagaagaaggatgacgACGCGTCAAACGAAGCGGAAACGCTGCAAGACCTGGAAGGTGACGACAGTCTTGAGGCCGCTGAATACCGCTGGAAGACCCGGATGAATCGCATGTCACAGCACGACCGAGTTCGTCAGATTGCCCTTTATTTGCTTTGCTGGGGAGAGGCAAACCAGGTTCGATTCATGCCAGAATTactttgcttcatcttcaagtgCGCCCACGATTACCTGAACTCTCCTGCATGCCAGGCACTGGTTGAGCCCGTTGACGAATTCACATTCCTCAACAACGTCATTACTCCCCTCTACCAGTACTGTCGAGACCAAGGCTACGAAATCCTCGACGGTGTTTACGTCAGACGAGAGCGTGACCACAAGAACATTGTTGGTTACGATGACTGCAACCAGCTATTCTGGTATCCCGAAGGCATAGAGCGCATTGTTCTGCAAGACAAGAGCAAGCTGGTTGATGTCCCTCCCGCCGAACGTTATCTTAAATTAAAGGATGTCAACTGGAAGAAATGTTTCTTCAAGACGTACCGAGAATCACGTTCTTGGTTCCATCTTCTGACCAACTTCAACCGCATTTGGATCATCCATCTCACAATGTTCTGGTTCTATACCTCTCACAACGCCCCCACCTTGTTGGTTAAGAATTACGAGCAACAAGTCAACCAGTCTCCCTCCGCAGCTAAGCAATTCTCCATCGTTGGTTTCGGAGGTGCCGTTGCTTCGCTGATCCAGGTTTTTGCAACTTTAGCGGAATGGGCTTATGTCCCAAGAAGATGGGCCGGCGCGCAGCATCTGACCAAAAggctctttttccttctttttgtcctCGTTCTCAATGTTGCTCCTGGCGTCAAGGTTTTCCTGTTTCCCGCCTCGGATCCGGATGCTCCAATCGACCACGCTCTCGGCATTGTGCATTTCATCATTGCTATCATTactttcctctttttcgcCGTCATGCCCCTGGGAGGTTTGTTTGGCAGCTACTTGTTGACCAACTCTCGACGATATGTTGCTAGTCAGACATTTACTGCTGCCTGGCCCACATTGCCGTTCAATGATATGGCGGTCTCATATTTCTTGTGGCTAGTAGTATTCGGAGTCAAGTTTGGAGAGTCGTATGTGTTTTTGGCTCTATCCTTTAAAGATCCGGTCCGATATCTTTCGATCATGCATTTGGAGTGCCAGGGTGATCAGCTTTTCAAAGACATTCTGTGCAAGAACCAGCCGAAAATTACTCTGGGTCTCATGATGTTCACCGACTTGATGTTCTTCTTCCTGGATACATACTTGTTCTATGTCTTGGTCAATGCAGTCTTCTCAATTGCACGATCGTTCTACATCGGTTCATCGATCTGGACTCCATGGAGAAACATCTTCTCTCGTCTGCCGAAACGTATCTACTCAAAAGTCTTGGCAACGACCGACATGGAAATCAAATACAAACCCAAAGTCCTGATTTCTCAGGTTTGGAACGCTATTGTTATTTCCATGTACAGAGAACATCTTCTCGCTATCGATCACGTACAGAAGCTACTGTATCATCAGGTCCCATCAGagcaagaaggaaagagaacACTGCGAGCTCCGACCTTCTTCGTTTCCCAAGAAGATCATTCTTTCAAGACAGAGTTCTTTCCTAGCAACAGCGAAGCAGAACGCCgaatttctttctttgcccAGTCTCTATCCACTCCTATTCCCGAGCCGCTACCTGTGGATAACATGCCAACGTTTACCGTCATGATTCCTCATTACGGAGAGAagattcttctttctctgcgAGAGATCATTCGTGAAGATGAGCCATATTCTAGAGTGACACTTTTGGAATATCTCAAGCAGCTTCATCCACACGAATGGGACTGCTTCGTTAAAGACACCAAGATCTTGGCTGATGAAACATCTCTAATGAACGgcgaggaggaaaagaaagaggaagacaCAGCGAAAAGCAAAATCGACGATCTCCCATTCTACTGTATCGGATTCAAGTCTTCTGCCCCTGAATACACCCTTCGAACGCGAATCTGGGCTTCGCTACGTTTCCAAACTCTGTACAGAACAATCTCTGGTTTCATGAACTATAGCCGAGCCATCAAGCTATTGTACAGAGTAGAAAATCCCGAGGTCGTCCAGATGTTTGGTGGTAATACTGATAAGCTTGAGCGAGAGCTTGAGCGTATGGCCCGCCGTAAATTCAGAATTTGTGTGGCCATGCAGCGTTATTCCAAATTCAAGAAGGAAGAAATGGAGAACGCTGAATTTCTACTTCGCGCTTATCCCGACTTGCAGATTGCCTACCTGGATGAGGAGCCACCTGTTAATGAGGGTGAAGAACCTCGACTGTATTCTGCCCTTATTGACGGCCACTCGGAAATCATGGAAAATGGTATGCGGCGACCGAAGTTCCGTATCCAAATTTCTGGCAACCCCATTCTCGGTGATGGAAAATCCGACAACCAGAACCACTCTCTGATTTTCTACCGTGGTGAATACATTCAGCTTATCGATGCCAACCAAGACAACTACTTGGAAGAATGCCTGAAAATCCGAAGCGTGCTCGCTGAGTtcgaggagatgaagacagaAAACGTTTCTCCATACACCCCCGGTGTTAAAACGAACTCTCCCGCTCCCGTTGCTATTCTTGGTGCTCGCGAGTATATTTTCTCAGAAAACATTGGTGTTCTTGGTGACGTTGCTGCCGGAAAAGAACAAACTTTTGGTACTCTCTTCGCGCGTACTATGGCTCAAATCGGAGGCAAGCTTCACTATGGTCATCCTGATTTTCTCAATGGCATTTTCATGACAACTCGCGGCGGTGTTTCTAAAGCTCAGAAGGGTTTGCACCTGAACGAAGATATTTTCGCTGGTATGAACGCAATGTTACGTGGTGGTCGAATTAAGCACTGTGAATATTATCAATGCGGTAAGGGTCGTGATCTTGGTTTTGGTTCCGTCTTGAACTTTACTACCAAGATCGGTACCGGTATGGGTGAACAGCTTCTTTCTCGAGAGTACCATTACCTGGGAACTCAACTTCCACTGGACCGATTCCTGTCATTTTACTATGCTCACGCCGGCTTTCACGTCAACAACATGTTCATCATGTTTTCTATCCAAATGTTTATGATCTCGCTAATGAACATCGGAGCTCTGCGACACGAGACAATCCATTGCAGATACAACCGCCAAGTGCCCATCACTGATCCTTTGGTACCCACTGGTTGTCAAAACACGGACGCATTGATGGACTGGGTTCAACGCTGTGTCTTCTCAAttttcgtcgtcttcttcgtggCATTCGTTCCTCTGATCGTGCAGGAATTGACTGAGCGTGGTATCTGGAGAGCTGTTAGTCGATTCTTGAAACAATTCTTCTCACTTTCACCGTTCTTTGAAATTTTCGTCACTCAGATTTACGCGAACTCTGTGCAACAGAACATTTCGTTTGGCGGTGCACGATATATCGGAACAGGTCGTGGTTTCGCCACAGCGCGCATTCCATTTGGTGTTTTGTATTCTCGATTTGCTGCACCGTCAATCTATTTCGGCGCgagattgttgatgatgctTCTATTTGCTACCGTCACCGCGTGGGAGCCTGCACTCGTCTATTTCTGGGTTACCTTGACTGGATTGGTTATCTCGCCCTTCTTGTACAACCCCCACCAGTTTGCATGGACCGACTTCTTCATCGACTATCGGGACTATCTTCGCTGGCTGTCGCGTGGTAACTCGCGTTCGCATGCTTCTTCATGGATTTCGTTTTGTCGACTGTCTCGTATACGAGTCACTGGCTACAAGCGCAAGAATTTGGGTGACAAATCCGCTAAAATGTCGGGCGATGTTCCTAGAGCAGCCATTGCCAATATTTTCTTCACCGAAATATTTACGCCGCTCTTGCTCGCTGTCGTAACGACCATTCCGTACTTGTTCATCAACGCGCAAACTGGTGTCTTGGCGGACAAACAGGATACTTCCAAGGGTCAGAGCAAGGATATTGCGCCTACAGCCTCTCTCGTTCGTATTCTGATTGTCGCTTTTGGTCCGGTGGCCATCAATGCCGGTGTATTGTTGGTTATGTTTGCCATGGCATGTTTCATGGGCCCTCTTTTGAGTATGTGCTGTAAGAAGTTTGGTAGTGTCTTGGCTGCTATTGCACATGCTCTGGCCGTTATCTTCATGTTGGTTTTCTTCGAGGTCCTGTTCTTGCTTGAATCGTTCAACTTTGCCCGTACCATGGCCGGTATGATCGCAGTGGTATCACTCCAGCGATTTTTGTTTAAACTGATTGTCTCGTTGACTCTGACGCGAGAATTCAAAACCGATCAGTCTAACATTGCCTTCTGGACTGGAAAGTGGTACTCTATGGGCTGGCACTCCGTCTCACAGCCTGCTCGTGAGTTCCTTTGCAAGATTACGGAACTTAGCATGTTTGCAGCTGATTTCATCCTCGGACACTGGCTGCTCTTATTCATGCTTCCGGTCATTCTCGTTCCTCGCGTTGATACCTTGCACTCGATGATGCTCTTCTGGTTATTGCCCAG TCAACAAATCCGCCCTCCGATCTACTCTCTGAAGCAGTCAAAACTCAGACGTCGTCGTGTCATCCGCTTTGCTATCCTTTATTTCGTTCTCTGTATTGTTATGATTGCCCTGATTGTTGGACCAGTTTATGGTGGCAAGTCAATTCCGACTTCATTGACCAGCAAGCTGTCTGATATTGCGAGTTTCCGACTGTTACAACCAAGCAACCAAAACCATAATAACACGAACGGAACCCAGCAAACTGGTACAGGCGCGTCAGACTATACCGGCGCTGGCAGAAAAGCGACAACAACCACAGGAGCGAGTGCTGATTTTACTGGCAAGATCAAACTCTTTTGA